A stretch of the Ornithodoros turicata isolate Travis chromosome 4, ASM3712646v1, whole genome shotgun sequence genome encodes the following:
- the LOC135392459 gene encoding uncharacterized protein LOC135392459, with the protein MAHVPSTDASAGPPPPTEPPNAGATASSIHHYAIRLPPFWSHNPTVWFLQVECQFALSGITSQLAKFRHVVSVLPQEVAAQLIDVLTAPPAANPYDALKAALLERTTASERKRFQELLSAEDLGDRRPTELLRHMQNLLGERAVTFDASFLKQLFLQRLPPTVQMILTSASTLSLPELALLADKVMEVAPHSISAIPPAAITNPPIRPHPQACPPTALPPADPIVQLREDFERLSAMVASAVAPRSPRPRHRSPRRFGSRSSSRRRSPRRTAEDPPICPCWYHQRFGTEARRCTRPCTWSGNATGDR; encoded by the coding sequence ATGGCGCACGTTCCCTCCACCGATGCATCAGCAGGCCCACCGCCTCCCACTGAGCCTCCCAACGCAGGTGCCACAGCGTCGTCGATCCATCACTACGCCATTCGCTTACCACCTTTCTGGAGCCACAACCCCACCGTGTGGTTTTTACAAGTCGAATGCCAGTTTGCGTTGAGCGGCATCACCTCCCAGCTGGCCAAGTTTCGGCATGTGGTGAGCGTCCTGCCCCAGGAAGTTGCCGCCCAGCTCATCGATGTTCTCACCGCGCCCCCCGCCGCAAACCCGTACGACGCTCTCAAGGCTGCCTTGCTCGAACGGACCACCGCCTCCGAGCGAAAGCGCTTCCAGGAGCTTTTGTCAGCCGAAGATCTGGGCGACCGCCGACCAACAGAACTCCTGCGTCACATGCAGAACCTCCTCGGAGAGCGAGCAGTGACGTTCGATGCAAGCTTCCTGAAGCAGCTGTTCCTACAACGACTCCCACCAACGGTCCAGATGATCCTCACGTCCGCTTCAACACTCTCGCTTCCGGAATTGGCACTCCTGGCCGACAAAGTAATGGAGGTTGCCCCCCATTCCATCTCTGCAATTCCACCTGCGGCAATCACAAATCCTCCCATCCGTCCACACCCTCAGGCCTGTCCACCCACTGCTCTCCCGCCCGCGGACCCCATTGTCCAGCTCCGCGAGGATTTCGAGCGCCTATCTGCTATGGTGGCGTCCGCTGTTGCGCCGCGCAGCCCTCGACCGCGCCATCGTAGTCCACGGCGTTTCGGCTCCCGTTCATCCAGCCGCAGGCGTTCACCTCGACGTACTGCCGAAGACCCGCCTATCTGCCCGTGCTGGTACCACCAGCGCTTTGGTACCGAAGCCCGCCGCTGCACGAGGCCCTGTACCTGGTCGGGAAACGCGACCGGAGACCGGTAA